TTGGAGGTATTGGAAAGACTAAATAAAGAATTACCTGAAGGTAGGTTAGCAATAAATATTTTGTCAAGTGAGGAGGTTGAGGTAATCAGTAAGTATCAGTTACTAACAGTAAAACCTATGCTAATCGTTGCTAATATTGACGATAAGTTCATAGGTAGGGAGCGGGAGGATGAGAATTTTATCAAACTTGAAGAGTATGCGAAGAGTTTAGGTGTCAAGGTTTTACCACTTTCTGCGAAGATAGAAAAAGAAATAACTGAATTACCTGAAGATGAGGCTAGGTTGTTCCTTAATGAGTTAGGGCTTAAGATGAGTGGGCTTCAGAAGCTTGCGATTGAGGGATATAAACTACTTGACCTTATAACTTTCTTCACTTTTAACGAGAAGGAGACTCGTGCTTGGACAGTGAAGAGAGGAACTAATGCGCAGTCTTCAGCAGGTAAGATTCATTCCGATATGGAAAGGGGCTTTATAAAGGCAGAGGTTATAAGTTATGATGAGTTTGTAAAGATAGGTTCTTGGGCTAAGGCGAGAGATGAAGGAAGAATTCGTTTTGAGGGAAAGGATTATATCGTTCAAGATGGAGATATTATTCTATTTAGGTTTAATGTGTAGGTTGGCTTATGGATAGAGTATTTGTTGAGGCGATAGGTATAATTGCGGGAACATTAACGACAATATCGTTTATACCACAACTTTTGAAGGTTGTAAAGACAAAATCTGCTAGGGACATTTCACTTCTTATGTTCATAATATTCACAACAGGTATTTTGCTTTGGCTTGTGTATGGTATAATTACTCGTTCAATCGCTATAATACTGGCGAATACTTTTACGTTTTCAATTGCTTTATCAATACTAATTCTAAAAATAAAGTATGATAGGGCATCTAGTTAGTATCCTGATCGGATTTAATGTCTTTCTTTAGAGGGACTTTTGCTTTTTCTAGTGTTTCAAACAATCTGTCAATTCTTAATACTACATCTACTATTATCTTTACATTGCCTTCAATGTCTTCTGACGAGATGATTTTATGGCTTTCAATGAAGTTTGTAATCTTCCTTGATGCGAAGATTTCTTTTAAGATTTTCTCTGAATTTTCTTTCAAGTCTTTCGGGGCTACATTCTTTCTTAAAAACTCAATTATAGCGTTTTGGAAGGCATCATCTTTTGAGTCTTTCAAATCCTTACCTTTACCAACTACTCTATAAACTTCAAAACTTTTTACGATGTTTTTACTGGCATCTTCTTGTGGAGATGCTTGGTTAAATTGAATTAAGAAGCA
The genomic region above belongs to Spirochaetota bacterium and contains:
- a CDS encoding DUF933 domain-containing protein; this translates as LEVLERLNKELPEGRLAINILSSEEVEVISKYQLLTVKPMLIVANIDDKFIGREREDENFIKLEEYAKSLGVKVLPLSAKIEKEITELPEDEARLFLNELGLKMSGLQKLAIEGYKLLDLITFFTFNEKETRAWTVKRGTNAQSSAGKIHSDMERGFIKAEVISYDEFVKIGSWAKARDEGRIRFEGKDYIVQDGDIILFRFNV
- a CDS encoding SemiSWEET transporter, which gives rise to MDRVFVEAIGIIAGTLTTISFIPQLLKVVKTKSARDISLLMFIIFTTGILLWLVYGIITRSIAIILANTFTFSIALSILILKIKYDRASS